One region of Mucilaginibacter gotjawali genomic DNA includes:
- a CDS encoding serine hydrolase domain-containing protein, translating to MKKFFIVALLIFTTSVLSAQKHYAVTYEQLKEYEGVYEYFNHAVIKIAASPVDTILYGIINQSSYALRPVDKDVVVNNLGQRTRFLRNSMHVITGYVTGKDSFKLITKNISFPQQMWYPRSPADLVNYHYKYTIPPALNDGLPTGDAAKAGLDTALLAAMMDKIVTAKYLNVHSVLIIKDGKLVFEEYFYNYGRDSLQEQRSATKSAISALTGIAIHQGYIKSVNERVLAYFPEYHLNNNSELKQKITVKDLLSNQSGLNYDEAYDKAVGNENTMSYTDDWVKYTLDLPMLDTPGTRGRYASGNPITMARIIEKATHMPLHDFALKNLYRPMGITNFKWNFTPDKRGAENYGEVFLRPRDMAKFGLLYLNNGVWDKQQLVPAEWVKESTSKQSVVQGVDYGYLWWLKYLDADGGVRYNSFAAQGNGGQKIYVFKQQQLVVVITGGNYNTQSPSNELVKKYILPAFNKH from the coding sequence ATGAAAAAGTTCTTTATAGTTGCACTACTTATTTTCACCACTTCTGTTTTATCGGCTCAAAAACATTATGCAGTCACTTATGAGCAGTTGAAGGAATATGAAGGCGTTTACGAATATTTTAACCACGCCGTTATAAAAATAGCGGCTTCGCCGGTGGATACTATTTTATATGGCATCATCAATCAGAGCAGTTATGCCCTGCGGCCGGTCGACAAAGATGTTGTGGTAAATAATTTGGGGCAGCGCACCAGGTTTTTACGTAATAGTATGCATGTGATTACGGGCTATGTTACCGGGAAAGATTCGTTTAAGCTGATCACAAAAAATATTTCCTTTCCACAACAGATGTGGTATCCCAGGAGCCCTGCCGATTTGGTAAATTATCACTACAAATATACCATACCACCGGCGTTGAATGACGGCTTACCCACAGGGGATGCTGCAAAGGCAGGCCTTGACACCGCCTTATTAGCCGCCATGATGGACAAAATAGTGACGGCAAAGTACCTGAATGTTCATAGTGTGCTGATCATAAAAGACGGTAAACTGGTGTTTGAGGAATATTTTTATAACTACGGCCGGGATAGTTTACAGGAGCAGCGGTCGGCCACCAAAAGCGCAATTTCGGCATTAACTGGCATAGCCATTCACCAGGGATATATTAAAAGTGTGAATGAAAGGGTGCTGGCTTATTTCCCCGAATATCACTTGAATAATAACTCCGAATTAAAACAAAAGATCACGGTAAAAGACCTGCTGAGCAATCAAAGCGGGCTTAACTATGACGAGGCATACGATAAAGCGGTTGGTAATGAAAATACCATGAGCTATACGGACGATTGGGTAAAATATACCTTAGACCTGCCGATGCTGGATACGCCCGGCACCAGGGGCCGTTACGCATCGGGCAACCCCATTACGATGGCGCGTATTATCGAAAAAGCTACCCATATGCCGCTGCACGACTTTGCGCTGAAAAACCTTTACAGGCCAATGGGCATTACTAACTTTAAATGGAATTTTACGCCTGACAAGCGCGGCGCCGAAAACTATGGCGAGGTATTTTTACGTCCGAGAGATATGGCCAAGTTCGGGCTGTTATATTTAAATAACGGCGTTTGGGACAAGCAACAATTGGTGCCGGCTGAATGGGTTAAGGAGTCGACCAGTAAACAGTCCGTGGTGCAGGGTGTGGATTATGGTTATTTGTGGTGGCTGAAATACCTTGATGCTGATGGCGGGGTAAGGTATAACAGCTTTGCCGCCCAGGGTAACGGCGGCCAGAAAATTTACGTTTTTAAACAGCAGCAACTGGTTGTAGTGATAACCGGCGGAAACTACAATACGCAATCGCCGTCAAACGAATTGGTTAAAAAGTATATTTTACCGGCATTTAATAAACACTGA
- a CDS encoding TIGR02757 family protein, which translates to MIENIKAFLDSKVIQYNRPDFIPNDPVSIPHLFTKQQDIEIMGLWAAVLAWGQRVTIINKCHELIKLMDGAPYDFIMNHEEPDLKKLLEFKHRTFNDTDTLYFISFFRHHYSKYESLEAAFMPPGPLKGELAVEQSLNYFRSYFFSLSDFPHRTKKHISSPSQKSTCKRLNMFLRWMVRKDDCGVDFGIWNHIKPAELIIPCDLHVDRVARKLNLITRKQTDWQTAVELTERLREFDPLDPVKYDFALFALGIEEHF; encoded by the coding sequence ATGATCGAAAACATAAAAGCTTTTCTCGACTCAAAAGTCATTCAATATAACAGGCCTGACTTTATTCCAAACGACCCCGTTTCCATCCCGCACCTGTTTACCAAACAACAGGATATAGAGATCATGGGCCTATGGGCAGCCGTGCTGGCCTGGGGGCAGCGGGTTACCATCATCAATAAATGCCACGAATTAATCAAGCTGATGGATGGCGCGCCTTATGATTTCATCATGAATCACGAAGAACCCGACCTTAAAAAGCTACTGGAATTTAAGCACCGAACGTTTAATGATACCGATACACTCTATTTCATCTCGTTTTTCAGGCACCATTATTCAAAGTATGAATCACTGGAGGCTGCCTTCATGCCCCCCGGCCCCCTAAAGGGGGAGCTTGCGGTTGAACAATCGCTTAATTACTTCCGTTCGTACTTCTTTTCCCTGTCTGATTTCCCTCACCGTACCAAAAAACACATCTCCTCCCCATCACAAAAGTCCACCTGCAAAAGGCTGAATATGTTTTTACGCTGGATGGTACGCAAAGACGATTGCGGCGTTGATTTCGGTATCTGGAACCACATTAAACCGGCTGAACTCATCATCCCCTGCGACCTGCACGTTGACCGGGTGGCCCGCAAGCTTAACCTGATCACCCGCAAACAAACCGACTGGCAAACGGCAGTTGAGCTCACCGAACGGCTCAGGGAATTCGACCCGCTGGACCCCGTAAAATACGATTTTGCACTATTTGCGTTGGGGATTGAGGAGCATTTTTAA
- a CDS encoding DUF4905 domain-containing protein, with product MAIASLISEQFDGVIWRMEIDELSDTLFVEIRNEEERKVSFAAVSLSDGTVLFKNIAAPEKWLTGIEAAFDGVLLLHFYQSESGPAHKGLMAIEAGSAKILWSNYTYTFDYLTEKGPVVYDVRIHPRKLFLLDIKTGATERLYQPSLYKDLQNSIVLPHIVSPEELPVKLISVHPFGNSTHYLEYNNFRIVSLHALKGGELNQVLLVFDQTIPGSNTIVYEDLLNAGIQKMQPEAFIIHKNRLIYIKNKCELKVLPL from the coding sequence ATGGCTATTGCATCTCTAATCAGCGAACAATTTGACGGCGTTATCTGGCGGATGGAAATTGATGAACTAAGTGACACTCTTTTTGTCGAGATCAGGAATGAAGAAGAACGGAAAGTAAGTTTCGCGGCGGTTAGTTTATCAGATGGCACTGTTTTATTTAAAAACATTGCAGCACCAGAAAAATGGCTCACAGGTATTGAAGCTGCATTTGACGGTGTTTTACTATTGCACTTTTATCAATCAGAATCCGGGCCGGCACATAAGGGATTAATGGCTATTGAGGCAGGCTCAGCTAAAATACTATGGAGCAACTACACTTATACGTTTGATTATTTAACCGAAAAAGGCCCTGTTGTTTATGATGTGCGGATCCATCCCAGAAAGTTATTTCTGCTTGATATCAAAACCGGTGCAACAGAACGCCTTTACCAACCGTCTTTGTATAAGGACTTGCAAAATAGTATTGTGCTACCCCATATAGTTTCACCGGAAGAGTTGCCTGTTAAATTAATTTCAGTACATCCGTTTGGAAATAGCACGCATTATCTTGAATACAATAATTTCAGAATTGTATCTTTGCACGCGCTAAAGGGAGGGGAATTAAATCAGGTGCTTTTAGTATTTGACCAGACCATTCCCGGCAGCAATACGATAGTTTATGAAGATTTATTAAATGCCGGCATACAAAAGATGCAGCCAGAGGCGTTTATTATCCATAAAAACAGGTTAATATATATCAAAAACAAGTGCGAACTTAAGGTCTTACCCCTATAA
- a CDS encoding nucleoid-associated protein, whose product MVTFFEASLDTISVHHVGNQALSEMYALSDHPLELKDEIIPNLLMQYFLKPFEKANEVYHLTHSSGNLSLNEVHHFAAQVFDDKEYFHSASEGLAKHLYKVANHPNIKGGELYVVYFNKVQIEGNPLDAIGIFKSENKETYLKVYPDKGGFQVDYEENAININKLDKGVLIFNIEKENGYKVVVIDKTNGGQEAAVYWKDQFLQLKIRNDSFNQTSNTLGIYKNFVTQKLDDEFEMSKADKIDLLNRSMKYFKEKDTFDMDEFTGEVIGNPQAIESFKNFKSQYEQEFDSPISDTFEISDNAVKKQARVYKSVLKLDKNFHIYIHGDKELIEKGFDDDKHMNYYKVYFKEEN is encoded by the coding sequence ATGGTAACTTTTTTTGAAGCTTCGCTCGATACGATCTCTGTGCACCATGTGGGTAACCAGGCGCTTAGTGAAATGTATGCTCTGTCCGATCATCCATTGGAACTGAAGGACGAGATCATCCCCAACCTGTTGATGCAATATTTTTTAAAACCTTTTGAAAAGGCTAACGAAGTTTATCACCTTACCCATAGCAGCGGCAACCTGAGCCTGAATGAAGTTCATCATTTTGCAGCACAGGTTTTTGACGATAAGGAGTACTTTCACAGTGCATCCGAAGGTTTGGCAAAACACCTCTATAAGGTTGCAAATCACCCTAATATAAAAGGCGGGGAGTTATATGTGGTCTACTTTAACAAAGTGCAGATAGAGGGTAACCCGCTGGATGCCATCGGGATCTTTAAATCGGAAAACAAAGAAACTTACCTGAAAGTGTACCCGGATAAAGGCGGTTTCCAGGTGGATTATGAAGAGAATGCCATCAATATCAATAAGCTGGACAAGGGTGTTTTGATATTTAATATCGAAAAGGAAAACGGCTACAAGGTGGTGGTGATTGATAAAACCAATGGCGGCCAGGAAGCTGCGGTGTATTGGAAAGACCAGTTTTTACAGCTAAAGATCCGTAACGACAGCTTTAACCAAACCAGCAATACGCTGGGCATCTACAAAAACTTTGTGACCCAAAAGCTGGATGACGAGTTTGAAATGAGCAAAGCCGATAAGATCGACCTGCTGAACCGCTCCATGAAGTATTTTAAAGAGAAAGATACTTTTGATATGGACGAGTTTACCGGCGAAGTGATTGGCAACCCGCAGGCTATTGAATCTTTTAAAAATTTTAAAAGCCAGTACGAACAGGAATTCGACAGCCCGATATCGGATACTTTTGAGATCTCGGACAATGCGGTTAAAAAACAGGCCCGCGTTTATAAAAGCGTGTTAAAACTGGACAAGAATTTCCACATCTACATCCACGGCGATAAGGAACTTATTGAAAAAGGCTTTGATGACGACAAGCACATGAACTATTATAAGGTTTATTTTAAGGAGGAGAATTAG
- the mnmE gene encoding tRNA uridine-5-carboxymethylaminomethyl(34) synthesis GTPase MnmE, giving the protein MTNNETIVALATPNGTGAIGIIRLSGPDAITIAASVFKGKDLTKQPSHTIHFGSIVDGDIILDEVLVSLFIAPRSYTRENVVEISCHGSAYIIESIIKLLIKKGARSAKAGEFTLRAFLNGQLDLSQAEAVADLIASNSKASQQVALQQLRGGFSSQLQSLRDQLVQFASLIELELDFAEEDVEFANRDQLKKLILQINRVIRSLISSFELGNAIKLGVNTVIAGRPNAGKSTLLNALLNEERAIVSHIPGTTRDTIEEVLNINGINFRLIDTAGIREATDAIEQIGVARTMEKINQSAVLVYLFDASQITAEELKSDLESLQKPGITMLAVANKIDLLTTQTNPLPDFRTSGLSDFLPISAKEKLHIDDLKQQIYSAAIKDKLTGDETLVTNIRHLEALQKTEEALARVLDGMDTITSDFLSMDIKQALHYLGEITGAVTTDDLLENIFSKFCIGK; this is encoded by the coding sequence ATGACCAACAACGAAACAATCGTCGCCCTTGCAACACCAAACGGAACCGGAGCCATTGGTATTATCCGGCTTTCCGGGCCGGATGCTATTACTATCGCGGCAAGCGTATTTAAAGGCAAGGACCTCACCAAACAGCCTTCACACACCATTCATTTCGGAAGCATTGTTGACGGGGATATTATTTTAGACGAAGTTTTGGTTTCCTTATTTATTGCCCCGCGTTCATACACGAGGGAAAACGTGGTGGAGATTTCCTGCCATGGCTCGGCGTATATTATTGAATCGATCATCAAACTGCTCATCAAAAAAGGAGCAAGATCAGCCAAAGCGGGGGAGTTTACGCTAAGGGCGTTCCTGAATGGTCAACTCGATCTTTCCCAGGCCGAAGCCGTTGCCGACCTCATCGCCTCCAATTCCAAAGCATCGCAACAGGTTGCCCTGCAGCAATTGCGCGGCGGTTTCAGCAGCCAGTTGCAATCGCTGCGCGACCAGTTGGTACAATTTGCCTCGTTAATTGAACTGGAACTCGACTTTGCCGAAGAAGATGTAGAGTTTGCCAACCGCGACCAGCTCAAAAAACTTATACTTCAGATAAACCGTGTAATTCGCAGTTTGATAAGCTCTTTTGAATTAGGTAACGCAATAAAGCTGGGCGTAAACACAGTTATTGCAGGCAGGCCAAATGCAGGCAAATCAACTTTACTGAATGCTTTGCTCAATGAGGAACGTGCGATAGTGAGCCATATCCCCGGCACCACGCGTGATACCATTGAAGAGGTACTTAATATTAACGGCATTAATTTCAGGCTGATCGATACCGCCGGCATCAGGGAAGCTACCGACGCTATTGAGCAAATAGGCGTGGCGCGCACCATGGAAAAGATCAACCAGTCGGCCGTGCTGGTTTATTTGTTCGACGCCAGCCAAATTACTGCCGAAGAACTCAAAAGCGACCTGGAAAGCCTGCAAAAACCGGGAATAACTATGCTTGCCGTAGCCAACAAAATCGACTTGCTGACAACCCAAACCAATCCACTTCCGGACTTTCGGACTTCCGGACTTTCGGACTTCCTCCCCATCTCCGCCAAAGAAAAACTTCATATCGATGACCTTAAACAGCAGATCTACAGTGCCGCTATCAAGGACAAGTTAACCGGGGATGAAACATTGGTAACTAACATCCGTCACCTGGAAGCCCTGCAAAAAACCGAAGAAGCCCTGGCAAGAGTGTTGGACGGTATGGATACCATTACTTCCGATTTCCTTTCCATGGATATCAAGCAGGCGCTGCATTACCTGGGCGAAATTACCGGGGCGGTTACCACGGA
- a CDS encoding LysM peptidoglycan-binding domain-containing protein, producing MKFKLLLITALSLIISTSLFAKPVIDSVGVKNNDGKKMILFKVKAKDTYYSIGKRYGIKPEALMKFNGKKKAVLSIGTIIEIPTEIPFKKTSKTKETAEAPKKETKKKRRKGLPGRRKKPAKKKNINIHRTTTRMKRQQRLLSNQQALSV from the coding sequence ATGAAATTTAAGCTTTTATTGATCACCGCTTTATCCCTTATCATTTCTACATCTCTTTTTGCCAAACCAGTAATAGATTCAGTTGGCGTAAAAAATAACGATGGCAAGAAGATGATCCTTTTTAAAGTTAAAGCAAAAGATACTTACTACTCTATCGGCAAGCGCTACGGCATTAAACCGGAAGCTTTGATGAAGTTTAACGGCAAAAAGAAAGCTGTTTTGTCAATTGGGACGATTATTGAAATTCCGACAGAGATTCCGTTTAAGAAGACGAGCAAAACAAAGGAAACAGCCGAGGCCCCAAAAAAGGAAACAAAAAAGAAAAGAAGGAAAGGCTTGCCAGGGAGGCGAAAGAAGCCCGCGAAGAAAAAAAACATAAACATTCACCGGACAACAACACGGATGAAACGCCAACAGCGGTTGTTGAGCAACCAGCAAGCCCTGAGCGTGTAG
- a CDS encoding cystathionine gamma-synthase: MKFATKAIHAGQEPDPTTGAVMTPIYQTSTYWQKSPGDNKGYEYSRGTNPTRHALENCLAALENAKYGLAFSSGMGATDAVMKLLQPGDEVITGNDLYGGSYRIFTKIFANYGIKFHFLNLSDPEIIREYTNENTRLIWIETPTNPTMQIVDIEAIAKISKEKNILLAVDNTFASPYLQNPIDLGADIVMHSVTKYIGGHSDVVMGALMLNDEDIYKRLWFIYNACGATPGPMDSFLVLRGIKTLHLRMKAHCENGRIIAEYLKTHPKVGKIYWPGFTDHPNHEIAKKQMRDFGGMISITLKGADLKETYRIASSFKVFALAESLGGVESLINHPVSMTHGSIPKEEREKVGVVDNLLRLSVGVEDVEDLLEDLAQALG, translated from the coding sequence ATGAAATTCGCAACAAAAGCTATACACGCCGGCCAAGAGCCCGACCCAACCACCGGAGCGGTGATGACACCGATCTACCAGACTTCTACTTACTGGCAAAAATCGCCCGGGGATAATAAAGGGTACGAATATTCGCGGGGTACCAACCCAACCCGCCACGCGTTGGAAAACTGCCTGGCTGCATTGGAAAATGCGAAATACGGGCTTGCGTTCTCCAGTGGTATGGGCGCTACCGACGCGGTGATGAAATTACTGCAGCCGGGCGATGAGGTGATCACCGGCAACGATCTTTACGGAGGATCATACCGCATCTTCACCAAAATATTTGCCAATTATGGGATCAAATTTCATTTTCTGAACCTGTCTGATCCGGAGATCATCAGGGAATACACCAATGAAAACACCAGACTGATCTGGATAGAAACGCCGACCAATCCTACCATGCAAATTGTGGATATTGAAGCGATTGCAAAGATCAGCAAGGAGAAGAATATTCTTCTGGCAGTTGATAATACCTTCGCTTCGCCATATCTGCAAAACCCGATTGATTTGGGGGCCGATATTGTAATGCACTCGGTAACCAAGTATATTGGCGGGCACAGCGACGTGGTAATGGGCGCCTTAATGCTGAATGACGAGGATATTTATAAAAGGTTATGGTTCATTTACAATGCCTGCGGCGCTACGCCCGGCCCTATGGACAGCTTTTTAGTGCTTCGCGGTATCAAAACCCTCCACCTGCGCATGAAGGCCCATTGTGAAAACGGCCGCATCATAGCCGAATACCTGAAGACGCACCCCAAAGTGGGTAAGATCTACTGGCCGGGATTTACCGATCACCCTAACCACGAAATAGCCAAAAAACAAATGCGCGACTTCGGCGGGATGATCTCCATCACTCTTAAAGGCGCTGATTTAAAGGAAACTTATCGTATCGCATCTTCATTTAAAGTATTTGCCCTTGCCGAGTCATTAGGCGGCGTAGAATCGCTGATCAATCACCCGGTGAGCATGACGCATGGATCTATTCCAAAGGAAGAGCGTGAAAAAGTAGGCGTGGTAGATAACCTATTGCGTTTAAGCGTAGGAGTGGAGGATGTGGAGGATTTGCTGGAAGATTTAGCACAGGCACTAGGATAG
- a CDS encoding LysM peptidoglycan-binding domain-containing protein translates to MQQPVQQPVQQSIQQNNTPPVQYKVSAGETLYAISKRFNTTVDDITKLNNLTSTNLAPGQVLLVHTGTQAAPPPTPPVMIRDTQIAKRDSTTVVQVNQDSLNSERHLNANRYGLFEKNEKGVATWMDDPGLDPNKKLVLHRSAPIGTVIKLTNPMTNRTTFAKVVGRFTDNESTKDVIIVMTKSVADALGALDKRFHVDISYGSPNE, encoded by the coding sequence GTGCAACAGCCCGTTCAGCAACCTGTTCAGCAATCGATCCAGCAAAACAATACACCTCCTGTACAGTATAAAGTTTCAGCTGGCGAAACGCTTTATGCCATCAGCAAACGGTTTAATACCACAGTTGATGACATCACCAAATTGAATAATTTAACTTCCACAAACCTGGCACCAGGCCAGGTATTGTTGGTGCATACGGGTACGCAAGCAGCGCCGCCACCCACACCACCCGTAATGATTAGGGATACCCAGATAGCCAAACGTGATTCAACTACTGTTGTGCAGGTGAACCAGGATAGCCTTAACAGCGAGCGGCATTTAAATGCAAACCGCTACGGCTTATTCGAAAAGAACGAGAAAGGCGTTGCAACCTGGATGGACGACCCTGGGCTCGACCCCAATAAAAAGCTGGTATTGCACCGCTCAGCTCCAATCGGCACGGTAATAAAACTCACTAACCCAATGACTAACCGCACCACTTTTGCAAAAGTGGTTGGCCGCTTTACCGATAATGAGTCGACAAAAGATGTGATCATTGTGATGACCAAAAGCGTAGCGGATGCGCTTGGGGCATTGGACAAACGTTTTCATGTGGACATCAGCTACGGCAGCCCGAATGAATAA
- the proS gene encoding proline--tRNA ligase, whose protein sequence is MSKGVVSKDEDYSQWYNDLVIKADMAEYSPVKGCMIIKPYGYSIWEKMQAVLDVMFKETGHVNAYFPLFIPKSFLSKEAAHVEGFAKECAVVTHYRLKNDGEGNIIVDPDAKLEEELIVRPTSETIIWNTYKGWIQSYRDLPILVNQWANVVRWEMRTRLFLRTTEFLWQEGHTAHATAEEAIEETEQMLNVYADFVENWLALPVIRGKKTANERFAGALDTYCIEALMQDGKALQAGTSHFLGQNFAKAFEVKFTNKENKLDYVWATSWGVSTRLIGALIMAHSDDAGLVLPPKLAPIQVVVVPIYKHEEELENIAAFVKGLTAELKAKNISVKFDKRDTHRPGAKFAEYELKGVPLRVAIGSRDMQNGTVELARRDTKTKETVAQEGLSAKIESLLEEIQQNIYQKALKFKTENTTEVDTYDEFKRLLDEQPGFLSAHWDGTPETEQQIKDETKATIRCIPLDNKQEDGKCILTGKPSSQRVIFARAY, encoded by the coding sequence ATGAGCAAAGGGGTTGTAAGTAAAGACGAAGATTATTCACAATGGTATAACGACCTGGTGATCAAGGCTGATATGGCCGAATACTCACCGGTTAAAGGCTGTATGATCATTAAACCTTATGGCTATTCCATTTGGGAAAAAATGCAGGCCGTATTGGATGTAATGTTTAAAGAAACAGGGCATGTGAATGCTTATTTCCCGTTATTTATACCAAAATCATTTCTTTCAAAGGAAGCTGCTCACGTAGAAGGATTCGCAAAGGAATGCGCAGTAGTAACCCATTATCGCTTAAAAAATGATGGTGAAGGCAATATTATAGTGGACCCAGATGCCAAACTGGAAGAAGAACTGATCGTAAGGCCAACATCTGAAACCATCATTTGGAATACGTATAAAGGCTGGATCCAGTCCTACCGGGACTTGCCTATTTTGGTTAACCAATGGGCCAACGTAGTCCGCTGGGAAATGCGCACCCGTCTATTTTTGCGTACCACCGAGTTTTTATGGCAGGAAGGCCATACCGCCCATGCAACCGCCGAAGAAGCCATTGAGGAAACCGAGCAAATGCTGAATGTCTATGCTGATTTTGTAGAGAACTGGCTTGCATTGCCGGTAATCCGCGGTAAAAAAACCGCTAATGAACGTTTTGCCGGCGCTTTAGACACTTATTGCATAGAAGCATTAATGCAGGACGGTAAAGCCCTGCAGGCGGGTACGTCGCACTTCTTAGGGCAGAATTTTGCGAAAGCATTTGAAGTTAAATTCACCAACAAAGAAAATAAACTGGATTATGTGTGGGCAACCTCCTGGGGTGTATCCACCAGGCTGATCGGTGCGTTGATCATGGCGCATTCTGATGATGCCGGTCTGGTATTGCCACCAAAACTGGCGCCAATACAGGTGGTAGTGGTGCCTATCTATAAGCACGAGGAAGAGCTTGAAAATATTGCAGCCTTTGTAAAGGGCTTAACCGCTGAACTGAAAGCAAAAAATATTTCGGTTAAGTTTGATAAAAGGGATACCCATCGCCCCGGCGCTAAATTTGCCGAGTATGAGTTAAAGGGAGTGCCTTTGCGTGTTGCTATAGGCAGCCGCGATATGCAAAACGGAACCGTTGAACTGGCCCGCCGTGATACCAAAACCAAAGAAACGGTAGCCCAGGAAGGATTGTCTGCAAAGATCGAGTCATTATTGGAAGAGATTCAGCAAAATATCTACCAGAAAGCATTAAAATTCAAAACAGAGAATACCACCGAAGTAGATACCTATGATGAATTTAAACGCTTGCTGGATGAACAACCCGGCTTTTTATCGGCGCACTGGGATGGCACTCCCGAAACTGAACAACAGATAAAAGATGAAACCAAGGCGACAATAAGATGCATACCTTTGGATAATAAACAGGAAGATGGTAAATGTATACTTACCGGGAAACCATCGTCGCAGCGTGTCATTTTCGCTCGTGCTTATTAA
- a CDS encoding CoA transferase subunit B: MLTKEDIAKRIAREIKDGYYVNLGIGIPTLVANYIPENVDVILQSENGLLGMGPFPFEGEEDADIINAGKQTITMLPGSAVFDSAMSFGMIRAKKVNLTILGAMEVSENGDIANWKIPGKMVKGMGGAMDLVASADNIIVAMQHVNKAGESKLLPACTLPLTGVKCVKKIVTELAVLDVLPEGGFKLLERAPGVSVEEIKAATAGKLIIEGEIPEMVF, from the coding sequence ATGCTCACTAAAGAAGATATTGCGAAGCGTATTGCACGCGAAATAAAAGACGGTTACTACGTAAACCTCGGTATCGGTATACCGACCCTTGTTGCCAATTACATACCTGAAAATGTAGACGTGATCCTGCAATCCGAAAACGGCTTGCTGGGCATGGGGCCGTTCCCGTTTGAAGGGGAAGAGGATGCTGATATCATCAACGCCGGCAAACAAACCATTACCATGCTGCCTGGCTCGGCGGTATTTGATTCGGCGATGAGCTTTGGGATGATCAGGGCAAAAAAGGTGAACCTTACCATATTGGGTGCGATGGAAGTATCTGAAAATGGCGATATCGCCAACTGGAAGATCCCCGGAAAAATGGTGAAAGGAATGGGAGGGGCGATGGACCTGGTGGCCTCCGCAGACAACATTATCGTGGCCATGCAGCACGTAAACAAGGCGGGCGAATCAAAGCTATTGCCGGCATGTACCCTGCCGCTAACAGGCGTAAAATGCGTCAAAAAAATAGTGACTGAACTGGCGGTGCTGGATGTGCTGCCCGAAGGTGGTTTTAAACTGCTTGAGCGTGCACCCGGCGTAAGTGTTGAAGAAATAAAAGCGGCTACAGCGGGTAAATTGATTATCGAAGGAGAAATACCGGAAATGGTTTTTTGA
- a CDS encoding uridine kinase family protein: MNKPFIIGIAGGSGSGKTFFLKCFREHFTEAEVSLVSQDDYYIPVAHTMTKEENMFYNFDLPSTVDHEHFNDDINRLVRGETILKKEYTFNNPDVEPRMLEIKPAPILIVEGLFILHFREIASSLDLKIFIEADDHIALQRRVKRDLVERGYSREDVMYRWVNHVVPAYNAYLLPYKGECDQVITNNSHEADDIICVTEEISKELRKKILI, from the coding sequence ATGAATAAACCGTTTATTATAGGGATAGCCGGTGGCAGCGGCTCTGGTAAAACTTTTTTTTTAAAGTGTTTTCGTGAGCATTTTACCGAAGCGGAGGTTTCCCTCGTTTCGCAGGATGATTATTATATCCCTGTGGCCCATACCATGACCAAAGAGGAAAACATGTTCTACAATTTTGATTTGCCCTCGACTGTCGATCATGAACATTTTAATGATGATATCAATCGCCTTGTAAGAGGCGAAACAATCTTAAAAAAGGAATATACCTTTAATAATCCCGATGTTGAACCAAGGATGCTGGAAATTAAACCGGCGCCTATTTTGATCGTCGAAGGCTTATTTATACTGCATTTCAGGGAGATCGCGTCATCACTCGACCTCAAGATCTTTATCGAGGCTGATGATCATATCGCGCTGCAGCGCCGTGTTAAGCGCGACCTTGTTGAACGCGGTTATTCGCGTGAGGATGTGATGTACAGATGGGTTAACCACGTGGTGCCGGCCTATAATGCATATTTATTACCTTATAAAGGCGAATGCGACCAGGTGATTACCAATAACTCGCACGAAGCGGACGATATTATTTGTGTAACAGAGGAGATTTCGAAAGAATTGAGAAAAAAGATTTTAATTTGA